CTGGAGAACACCTACCGCGGCTTCGTGCGCAGCGGCGCCCTTCTCGACGAGAAGCAAAAAGGCCGTTTGCGCGAGATCAACAGCGAGCATTCCCTGCTGGTGCTGAAGCTCAATGACAATGTGCTGGCCGAGACCAACTCGTCCTACATGGTCATCGACGACAAGGATGACCTGGCCGGCCTCCCCGACGGCGTTGTCACCGAGGCGGCCGAGGTGGCCAAGGCCAGGAACCTGGAGGGCAAGTGGGTATTCACCGCCCAGAAGACCAGCTGGATCCCCTTCCTGCAGTATTCGCCGAAGCGCAACCTGCGCGAGGCGCTGTTCGCCTGCTTCTTCATGCGCGGCGACCGCGACAACGACAAGGACAACAAGGGTGTCCTGCAGAAGATCCTCGTGCTGCGCGAGGAGCGCTACCACCTGCTGGGTTACAAGACCCCGGCCGACTACTACCTTGAAACCCGCATGGCCAAGACGCCGGCGGCCGTCAACGAGTTCCTGATGCGCGTGTGGACGCCGGCCCTGGGGCGCGCCAAGGGCGAAGCGGCCGAAATGCAGAAGCTGATCGACGAGGAAAAGGGCGGCTTCAAGCTCGCCGCCTGGGACTGGTGGTTTTACGCCGAGAAGCTGCGCAAGGCCAAGTATGATTTGGACGATTCGGCGCTGCGTCCTTATTTCAAGCTGGAAAACGTACAGAAGGGCGTTTTCACCTTGGCTGAAAAACTTTACGGTTTGAAGTTCGTCGAACGCAAGGACATCCCCGTCTACCATCCCGAAGTCAAGGTGTTTGAGGTCAGGGAAGGTAGTGGGGTTCTGCTGGGGATCCTGTACATGGATTTCTTCCCCCGCGACTCCAAGCAGGGCGGCGCCTGGTCCGGGGCTTTCCGGGGAACCTTCTACAAAAACGGCAAGCGCGTCATCCCGTTTTCGACCCTGGTGTGCAACTTCACCAAACCTACCCCCGGCACACCGTCACTGCTCAGCATCGACGAAGTTTCCACGTTGTTCCATGAATTCGGCCATTCGCTGAACACCCTGTTCACCGACAGCGTCTACCGTTCCAACTTCGCCCCCCAGGACTCGGTGGAGCTGCCTTCGCAGATCATGCAGCACTGGGTGCTCGAGCCCGAGATGCTCAAGCTTTATGCCCGCCACTACCAG
This is a stretch of genomic DNA from Candidatus Aminicenantes bacterium. It encodes these proteins:
- a CDS encoding M3 family metallopeptidase yields the protein MPKKTFLSRLALALLLAVMCLPLAAEDNTLLQTPNTPFQTPALDRIQLTHYLPAMQEGMKRQQAEIDAIVANSKPPTFENTIVALDMSGQLLGDVNAIFYSLLGTITSPQMQDVANQLAPLLSAHNDNISLNAKLFERVKAVYDRRAKLKLSPVQLYLLENTYRGFVRSGALLDEKQKGRLREINSEHSLLVLKLNDNVLAETNSSYMVIDDKDDLAGLPDGVVTEAAEVAKARNLEGKWVFTAQKTSWIPFLQYSPKRNLREALFACFFMRGDRDNDKDNKGVLQKILVLREERYHLLGYKTPADYYLETRMAKTPAAVNEFLMRVWTPALGRAKGEAAEMQKLIDEEKGGFKLAAWDWWFYAEKLRKAKYDLDDSALRPYFKLENVQKGVFTLAEKLYGLKFVERKDIPVYHPEVKVFEVREGSGVLLGILYMDFFPRDSKQGGAWSGAFRGTFYKNGKRVIPFSTLVCNFTKPTPGTPSLLSIDEVSTLFHEFGHSLNTLFTDSVYRSNFAPQDSVELPSQIMQHWVLEPEMLKLYARHYQTGEVIPAALVEKLKKSSLFNQGFETVEMLASCFLDMAWHNLENAANVNVTRFENKVMVGIGLIPEILPRWKSTYFTHIHGGYEAGYYSYIWAGVLDADAFEAFKETSLFNRKTAAAFRRNILEKLGTEDAMTLYKRFRGREPKEDALLKNRGLL